In Vespa crabro chromosome 13, iyVesCrab1.2, whole genome shotgun sequence, one DNA window encodes the following:
- the LOC124428559 gene encoding snurportin-1, with protein sequence MTDNNIRNIEEKQCKNARSVFYKKPIKKDNYKLDVDYIDSPQELRRQRLLEIQKRNRDVTFNAGREILEIFNSDNENEEEMEIEYNNKPWKKYERCKHYANQFMLSEWMFEAPQDILEKWIIVPCPQGKRTLIVARKNTTKVFNRRGNRLGKFQSVLPGGNSNEHHSRCTILDCIWMEKEKTYFVLDVLAWSNQSLLNCDTEFRFFWLKSKFQEKKELQEGGIFNNTYPILLLPRIYFDSNLESGLANLSALAPLDGLLFYHRDGLYTRGHTPLVTWLKTFMLPEILGISLPPPFDEKPDDYIDIRHYLLNFKARKHKEEGAALTNNMEIVDEDVEVT encoded by the exons ATGACAGATAACAACATTAGAAATATTGAGGAGAAACAGTGTAAAAATGCTCGATCAGTATTTTACAAGAAacctattaaaaaagataattataaactaGATGTTGATTATATTGACAGTCCTCAGGAATTAAGACGGCAAAGACTTTTAGAAATTCAAAAAAG aaatagagatgtCACATTTAATGCCGGACGAGAAATATTGGAAATCTTTAACtctgacaatgaaaatgaagaagaaatggaaattgaatataataacaagccTTGGAAAAAGTATGAACGATGCAAACATTATGCCAATCAATTTATGCTGTCAGAATGGATGTTTGAAGCGCCTCaggatattttagaaaaatggaTTATAGTGCCTTGTCCTCAAGGCAAAAGGACTTTAATAGTTGCACgcaaa AATACAACAAAGGTTTTTAACAGACGTGGCAACAGGTTAGGAAAATTTCAATCTGTGCTGCCTGGAGGAAATTCCAATGAACATCACAGTCGTTGTACTATTCTGGATTGTATatggatggaaaaagaaaaaacttattTTGTCTTGGACGTGTTGGCATGGTCTAATCAATCCCTTTTAAATTgtgat ACAGAATTTCGATTCTTTTGGTTGAAATCtaaatttcaagaaaaaaaagaactacaaGAAGGTGGCATCTTTAACAATACTTATCCTATTTTACTTTTACCgcgtatatattttgattccaatctaGAATCAGGTTTAGCAAATTTATCTGCGTTAGCACCTTTGGacggattattattttatcatcgtgATGGATTATACACTCGCGGTCACACACCTCTTGTGACATGGTTGAAGACTTTTATGTTACCTGAAATACTTGGAATATCTTTACCACCTCCATTTGATGAAAAACCTGATGATTACATAGACATTAGgcattatttgttaaatttcaAAGCAAGGAAGCATAAGGAGGAAGGGGCTGCTTTGACAAATAAT atgGAAATTGTGGACGAGGATGTTGAAGTAACATAA
- the LOC124428556 gene encoding uncharacterized protein LOC124428556, protein MEKFRQWGLICAIIAACTCGVRTECESRGHISLLTSIHDDAPCKKISTKGVLLYEAAKLLTEIHNNKSNTMDIEIDVFDTCDSITGALKAAMKALVSADVNCLQAPHYLGIIGPDTTINAEAVHKVTSILKIPHIVRKASNAPYLHQLVYESDSYLVQGVLKVVQLLKWKSFTLVANVEEELDDDVQNIAKKLTMAAIEKNLCVLVHDDDDDDDDDDDDDKNEGYTSHVVHIGQPDKRFFNKLVNATVLVVSEGNLDEHLNAIDTSNTILLLEDSREVLPGLEGRVDKSKWWPGGDGIDKYDAEALREVRWLENAIEIYIKSIDLVCKKKKCKNPMNSVDWNNILSNVLISYNIESQNAPQSLDLLIKKKGSKLENLGNVIVKKNSVKIQWEEEDDDDDDDDNNDDGKNDDIPDAFEKIVSEEKGTRSGCATKEMKMLHESEHDTTHILVSEMDDSEWWTMVGTVSGVGVAMFFLGILAVYVVYTNIRGPVQKNSKSRIDRDTSLRRVGSDRELPTTVRTTRQARGAQRRDSNRSIRSNMSDKSV, encoded by the exons atgGAAAAATTTCGACAATGGGGTCTCATTTGCGCGATCATTGCAGCATGCACTTGCGGAGTGCGTACGGAATGTGAATCTCGAGGGCACATTTCCTTATTGACGAGCATTCACGATGACGCACCCTGTAAAAAGATATCTACGAAAGGTGTTTTGCTTTACGAGGCAGCCAAATTATTGACGGAAATTCATAACAATAAATCCAATACCATGGACATAG AAATAGATGTTTTCGATACGTGCGATAGCATCACTGGTGCATTGAAAGCAGCTATGAAAGCTTTAGTTTCAGCGGATGTTAATTGTTTGCAAGCGCCTCATTATTTgg GTATAATTGGTCCTGATACTACAATCAATGCCGAAGCTGTTCACAAAGTAACATCTATATTAAAGATACCACACATTGTTAGAAAAGCATCTAACGCTCCATATCTTCATCAACTCGTTTACGAATCTGATTCCTATTTGGTTCAG ggAGTTTTGAAAGTCGTTCAATTGTTGAAATGGAAATCGTTCACATTGGTTGCTAACGTTGAAGAAGAATTAGACGACGATGTTCAAAATATCGCTAAGAAATTAACTATGGCGGCGATTGAGAAGAACTTGTGCGTTCTTGTtcacgatgacgacgacgacgacgacgacgacgacgacgacgacaaaaaTGAAG GCTACACGTCCCACGTTGTACATATTGGACAACCCGACAAacgattttttaataaactcgTAAATGCAACTGTTCTTGTTGTTAGCGAAGGAAATCTCGATGAACATTTGAATGCCATTGATACGTCTAACACCATATTGCTTTTGGAAGATTCGAG AGAAGTATTACCTGGACTCGAAGGAAGAGTCGATAAATCAAAGTGGTGGCCTGGAGGAGATGGTATCGATAAATATGACGCCGAAGCGTTAAGAGAAGTAAGATGGCTCGAAAATgcgattgaaatttatattaagtCAATCGATTTGGTTTG caaaaagaaaaaatgcaagAACCCAATGAACTCCGTAGATTGGAACAACATTCTGTCGAACGTATTGATATCTTATAATATTGAATCGCAGAATGCTCCGCAGTCTCTTGATctcttgataaaaaagaaaggttccAAATTAGAAAATCTTGGCAACGTGATCGTGAAAAAGAATTCGGTGAAAATTCAATGGGAAgaggaagatgatgatgatgatgatgacgacaacaacgacgatggAAAGAATGACGATATACCCGATGCATTTGAGAAAATCGTATCGGAGGAAAAAGGTACTCGTTCTGGATGTGCGacaaaggaaatgaaaatgttaCACGAGAGTGAACACGACACGACTCACATTCTTGTATCTGAAATGGACGATAGCGAATGGTGGACCATG gTCGGTACGGTCAGCGGCGTGGGCGTTGCCATGTTCTTCCTTGGTATTCTAGCGGTTTATGTCGTATACACGAATATACGTGGTCCAGTACAAAAAAATAGCAAATCTCGGATCGACAGAGACACGAGTTTGAGAAGAGTAGGTAGCGACAGAGAATTACCTACGACCGTTCGTACCACGAGACAAGCTCGTGGGGCACAGAGGAGGGACAGTAACAGAAGCATCAGAAGTAATATGTCCGACAAAAGTGTTTGA